The Granulicella cerasi region GCTCAGCCGACGAGATGCGGTGATCGGTCGTGTTGTCCGCCGCTTCGATGTAGATGCAGTTCGACGGGCAGGCCGCTGCGCAGAGGAAGCAGGCTACGCACTTCTCCAGGCCGTTCTCGTCGCGCTGCAACTGATGCTTGCCGCGGAAACGCTCCTGAAACTGCGCGCCACGCATCGGCCCCTTGCCGTCAGGGTAGTTTTCTACCTCGGTCGGCTTGAAGGCTTCGCCCAGAGTGATGGACATACCCTTGGCAATGGCGGCGGCGTTGCGAATAATCGACATGCGAACAGTATAAGGCTTCCCCCTGCTGATTTGTCACACCCACCCGAGCACTTTCCCCGTCGCGGGCTTGCTCACCGGCTAACTTGTTGACTCGCTTTCCGCGTCTATATCCTCATGCGCATGAAGCTCTTCTCCGCCGCCCTGCTCGCCACGCTCGCCTTTGCTCCCTTCACCCACGCGCAGGAGCCGCAGCATCACGACGACGCGGCGCCGATGCCGATGCACAAGCCTGTTCCGGCCTCGCACTCGCTCAACGTCATCTATCAGGGCCGCGTCACCAACCTGACTGTCGAAGATCTCCTCGCGCTTCCGCAGCACACTCTGCACGTCCACAACGCGCACCGCAACACCGACGAAAGCTACTCCGGCCCGCTGCTCATCGACGTTCTCGCCAAAGCCGGCATGACCGTCACGCCCGAGACCGAGACACTTATCAAGCACTCGGCCCTCGTTGCCACGGGCACCGACAAGTACTACGTCGTCTATGCTGCCATCGAAGCTGCGCCGTCGTTTTCCAAGGGACAAATCATCGTCGCGGTCATGAAGGCCGGTCTCCCCGATGAAGAAGGCGGCCTGATTCAGCTCATCAACGACTCCGACAAGAAACCCGCCCGCTGGGTGCACGGCCTCGCCAATCTGACTGTCATGTCGCTCCAGCAGAACCCATAACCTATGATCAAACGTTGCCTGGTCGTCCTAGTAATGATGCTCGGCTCTGCTGCGACTTACGCAGCAACGCCAAAGACGCTCCGGGCGTTTCCTCCAGCAACGTTTTCACGAAGACGAGGAGGGACGCCCGTCTTCCTACTTTCAGGCGGTCGAAACAACGCTGGATGGTAAGAGTCCAGTATGGATCGTGTATATCTACACGCCGATGAACTGCGGTACTGGAGGGTGCGGCGTGATGGTGCTGCAGTCGGAAGGCGAGGCATTCCGCATACTTCTCAGCACCACGGTGACGCAAATCCCCATTCGCAAGCTCACCACCTCATCCCTGGGCATGGCAGATCTGGGAGTCGATGTAACCGGAGGCGGTCGAGTCATCGACCATGAGGCGCGGCTTCGATGGAACGGCACGAAGTACTCACCCAGCAACCCAAGTATTGCTCCGGTCTGCCGTCGTTGTGCGGGAACCACGCTGATTGACGAAACGACGCCGAAGCAGAAGCTCCATCCATAACCCCCGCCTAAAGCCCGAAGGCCGCGCTTACTTCAGCGCGGCCTTCATCATGCCAAACTCCCCGATCCACGAGGCCAGCCCCGTCACCGGGCCGCTCGCCCCTCGCATCTCGTCTCGCGCATCTCGCTTCGCCTGCATCATCGGCCCACCTGCGGCGGGATTTGCTGCTTCCACCTGCTCGCGCATCGCACGCGCCGTGGGCAGGTCAAATCCCTCGCTCACCCAAACCGAGCTGCCCGCACGCACCAGCAACAGGTCGCCCTCGCGCGTCGAGTACACGCGCTCATTCTCGTCCTTCTCCTCCGCCTGCCGACGCTGCAACCCGCCATATTGGCGCGGGAACTCCTGATCGAACACCGTGAAGAAGCTCTGCGCTGAGCTCTCATTCTTCCAATGCGAAAGGTACAGCAGGCCAATCGACTTCGTGGACTTCTTGTCCGCTTCGCTCGCGTCCTTCCGCTGTGCAGCGAGGTACACACCACCGGCCCAGTTCGGCGCCAGCGCCTCGGCCAGCGGACGCCCGCCAAACAGCTCCGCCGTCATCCGCACATCCAGTTCGCCCATCACGCCTACGTCATACGGCAGCCAGCCCTTGGCCTTCAGTGTCGGATGCAGGTCCGGCAGATGCAGCACCGGCACAAGCGCCTTCGCCAGATAAGTGTCCGGGTGAAGGACCTGTGCGCTCGCCGATGGCGGTGCATCCAGCACGCCCGCAAACCCGCGCTGTACGCCCTTCTGCGACACCACCGAGGCCTCAAACAACATGCCTTCGCGATACGGGAAGAGCATCGCCTGCTGCAGTACCAGCGGAGCGCGCGACAGGATTGGCGAGTCCGACGAGTCGCCCGCTCCGCCTGCGAGCATCGTCGCCATCTGCGGAACATCCTTCAGCGTCTTGCCCTGAAAGCCGTGGGTGTCAAGGTAGTAGTCGGCGAAGGTCACCATCGCCTGGCCCTCCAGCACTGCCT contains the following coding sequences:
- a CDS encoding NuoI/complex I 23 kDa subunit family protein encodes the protein MSIIRNAAAIAKGMSITLGEAFKPTEVENYPDGKGPMRGAQFQERFRGKHQLQRDENGLEKCVACFLCAAACPSNCIYIEAADNTTDHRISSAERYAKVYNIDYNRCIFCGYCVEACPTDAITHGHGFELASLNATTMVMRKEDLLVQIPVGLPKSNQEKAEVLA